A segment of the Coffea arabica cultivar ET-39 chromosome 8c, Coffea Arabica ET-39 HiFi, whole genome shotgun sequence genome:
AAGAACTGAGATATGTATGTCAAAGGAATCTACAGTCATTAAGACTTTGAGAGTGTGGACATTATCCAGACAAGCTTATTTCCTGATAAGTACTTAAAGCACTTAAACCTTATCAGTGAATTTACAAGTCCTTTTCTTGCTAAACAGATGGATGTGATAAAAGCACGATCCACAAGCTAGAAACCAGTTATTCCACAACACTGTTTCACATATCATCACATGGAACTTTTCCAACTTTGGAGGAAATTAACTTCCTCCTTTCTAGCAGTCTTGTCATCCGCACATAAATGTAGCAATCAACAGTTACACGCACATAAATGTAGCAATCAACAGTTACTACCTAATGCCATTTAACCTAGGTCAATGACTAGCTTCCGAGTTTTGATCATGATAAACTACAAGATAGAATGAAGACAGATATGCAGGAGTAATTTTCGAGTTGCATCTATACCATATGTGATTGCAACCTTGAGGAGATATGACACGTAACCAGGACAATGTATCTGCAAAAAAGATGTACAAGCTTCAATCTAGAAAGATATCATAAGGTCTTCAAGCAATAATGCATGCTGCACATATTATCATTTACTGAATGACATTTCTTAGAATATCACTGCTGGCAAATGGTGCCTTTTAAAAAGGCATCATAGAGGAGGCTCCCCCCTCCCTTAGGAGTAGGACTAGGCTAAGCTAAATGTGCCGTtatgtaaacaaaaaaaaaaaaggcaccaGACAAATATCAAATGATGCTCAGAAATTGGGTATTAACATCATAGTGCATAATAAAATCAACATGTTGAATTGTGAGGCCACATTCATGTGATACTCCTATAATGTATCCCTGAAATTTCAGAATCATGCTTCTTGTACAAGTGCGAAATAATAGAAGAAACTAGAAGAACTTAAATTACACTAAAACTGGTCTGAACCAAAGTGGTACAGAAAACCTAGCAGGTGAGACATCTTCTCCAATAAAAGGTTGTATCTTGTGATTTTCAAAGATGTAAATACCGACATCATAGCCATGTGATATAGGATCAGATATTCCTGAATAGTCATCGGTGAAGTATATGCAGTTACTACAACATTCAGGGTGATCAGAAGTTGAAACAGCAAAAGAATGATTGTTCCCAACAAATATCGACCAATCACCCAAACAGTTTATTTCTTCCAACTTATGACTGACAGCTTCCAGTTTGTAGATCTCAAACTTCCAGGTTTTTCGTTCAGGAGTCTGGGTAGTTAAAATTTCAGAGACATATCTTTGGACCACATGAACCTGTCCTCCAATATCTACAAGATACAAAAGACGATCCTCTAGCTCATCTTCGGATTGTATCAAATTCGAAGGTATTGTCTCAATACAAGAACCACAAATGCTATAGATCATAATGTTCCCAAGGCTGTCAATAGCATAAAGTTGTCCACCAAAATAAATGACATCTAGGAAAAGGCAAGAAGAGCTCTGCAATGGAGTCCAAGATTCATCACCTAGCTTAGCCAGGGCCATTTTGGCAAAATCAGAATATATAGCCAGAATTACACAACTTGAAGATGCAGGACTTGAAGTCAGAACCACTTTGCACACAAAATAGTCACGAAATTCTTCTGGAGAGCAAATAAGTGTGTTCAAATTTGAGCATTTGTGTAGTGGTGGGAGTAATATCTGCTTTCTCGTAAGAGGATTAAGTAAACACATCTGAAAATCAGCGCCAATGGTTACCAACCAGCCATCAGAAGAACCCCAACATCGCTTACCACGAATCTCTGGCAAGTATAGCTTGAGCATTCTGTCAGTTAAAGGGCAACAAAATTCACGTAAATCACTAAATTCCTTCTCAGCAAGCATCAACAATGGAAGCAGCGAGCATAAAGTGCCATCTCTCTGCAGAATAACCCGTCTCCATGACTTGCACACGGCCCCAAATCTTACATAATCTTGGGCAAAACGCAGTTGTCTGGCAATCAATCCCAAAAGCTCAACCGGAAGACTCGACCAATCCACCATTCTATTCTGTAGTTCTGGTGGTTTTCAGATCAGAGAGTCCGCCATTATCagagaaaaccaaaaaaattaaaaaattaaaaaaataaaaaggacaaATTTTAAGGTTCCAGCCACTTGACAAATCAATGCTAGAATTTTCCACTAATCAAGCCAAGAGCATTAGCAGACTAATAAACAAAGCCCTTAATAGCAAACCCAAATTCAGCAACATGGAGCTCACGATTCACTGTAAGATAGCACTTTTAAGTACCAAAATGTAGGGATTTTATACCCATAACTTACTCTATCAAGTTAATTGACCAACTTGATCATGCACGGTACTTTATGTATACTTCTTTTCGCTACATTGCCATTAATCGTAGGTGGAAGAACTTAAAAAAACTTTGGTAATTTCATTTAAAGTAGAAATTCTGGAGCGTAAATCAGGGGATAATCATCGAGTGCAAAAGAACTGGTTGTGTTGTATGTAAACAAATACTCACAAAACTTAATGCGTAGCCACAGAAACATTTCGTCGAACAGTTGGCGGGCAAGAAAGCTGAAAGCCAGAGGACAGGCGTATAAGAGGGCGTTTCCTTTTAGAATGAGAAAATGCTAGTGTGACAGATGCCAATTGGCATCTTCATTCGAAAAGTAATGCCCACCTGATTGGATATGTGTCATTTTCATTTACAAGGGTTGTAGGCATTTCTTAATTGGATTTTCTCAAAGACGATGTTGTGAAAaagaatttttcaagaaaaggagaGGAAACTTTTGCCTAAACGGAAGGAGAAACTAAAATTACTTTAGTTTATGCAAAAAGTTAGGATCTTGTGAGTTAGGAGTTAGGAAAAGACACGAACCTTTTAAACATTATTAAAATGGTCGAGGAGCATTCAGATTGGAAGCCCAAGTAATAAACTGTTGTTTCAAATAAAGACTGAGAGACCTGGGGAAAATGGGGTGGCTACAATCATGGAGGACATACATCAGCTATGCCAGTTGTTTCAGATGTGCCTAGCGCTGCAAATGAATTGAATCAAGTTGAACTTTAAATTAATTGAACATAATTGGACTTGTTTGTCTTTGGACTCGAATTCGAGCTTGCGATGCATGACCAAAGAAAATGGAGCTTAATCTCGACTCGACCAAAAAAAAGTAAGACTCAACTAAATTTGATAAAACCTGTAAGTTGAATGTTGATTTCTAACTCGCAAGCAGATCGAAATCAACTTCTCTTAGTTGCTCCTCAAAATTAGTTCAAAATTCAGGCTACAAAAATAGTTGTTGGACCACCTATTCTTGATCAAATTTTAGTACGATAATAGCCTACAATTCATTTCTACAAGGGATCATAATTTTTCACCAGTTCCTGATCAAATTTAGATCTACAAATTGTCCACTAAACAATCATAAACATAAAAGTCCAACACATAAAACATCGAATTTAAATCTACAAATTTAGACTACATAAAAGTCCAAGTATCCAACACTTAAAGTGTCCAACCAATGTCACCCAATCAAGTACACAAACAAGGTATAAAGGGAAAATGCATTGTCTGTTGTGTTTTCAACACTCTTGACCACCTCCTCTAGATATGACCTCTTCAatgtgctcttttttttttttttgtcaaaacgaTAAGATTATATTGATTGGAATAAGAGTAAATACAGGCGAGACTTGCTCGATGCTTTACAATGTACATTTAGCACAATAGATTGGAGTTGACCCACTCTACATCAAAATAATTGCTCAAAGCTTGAGCGCTAAACAAACATCTTAGAtcattccttttttattttcctatGCAAAATGAGCATTTATAAAACATATTACTTAGCTCGCAGATGTCCTCTATCAGGGTAGCTAGCCACACGTCtacttttttttccctaaatttGCTGCAAAAGGTCTGTACCAGGAACTCCAATACATACCAGCCTTCAACCTTGTTCTGCTGCTTTGATCAAAGCCCACTTTACACCTTCAAACTTCGTGTTGAAGTTGATTTGACCTTTCGCTTTCCCTCATTTTCCATCCTATTACATCCTGCCCTCTACAGTCAGCTGCTACAATACCATACCCAATGGACTTTGATGCCTTGTTCCACTTGGTTGCGATTCTTATCTGCATTCCTGCTGTTCTATTGTCTGGGATTTGGCTATCTTCTTGTTGCTCCATTTGAAGTGGTGCTATTGTTTTTTCAATGCAACAACTCCTAGCCTTTTTTATCCCATCATTGAACTCCATCCACGCATTCCAGGCTTTGTTGATCACTTGTGCTGGATTATGTGTTTTGTTGTTGAACTCTTTCTCGTTCCTGCTTTTCCAAATTTGCCAAAGAATATATGCTATAAGAGATATATGGTCCAGCCCTTGATCTCTCTGAATTGCTTCGGATAATGCAGCCCACAAACTGTTGAAATTCCCAGTCAGCTCCTGGATCTCATCCCATTGTACTGGTGCAGCTTTCCAGATCTCCTTTGCTTTCTTGCATTTCAGTAGTAGATGTTCCAAGGTTTCTAGCTCCTCCCCACACACTGAGCATATAGGGTCTCCTTCTGACATTCTTCTCCAGATTAATtctttgactggaattgcttcttTCAGGCCTTTCCATATGAAGATCTTAACTTTGTGACTGATTCTTAGGCTCCACAGCACTCTCCACATGTCATTCCTTCTTGGTATGTTGCTAGACTCAATCCTTTCTCTTCTCGCTCtgctctcttgttctttcttaGCCTGGATTGCCTTGTAGCCAGATTGCACCGTGTACTCCCCTTTTTGGTTTTCTGTCCAGAAGATGTTGTCCTCTCTTCCTGTGATGCTTATGGGGATCTTGAGAATGTTTTCAGCATCTCcctatttgaaatttttgaagatGAGATTTCTATTCCACCTGTAGCCTTCTATCAAGTTAGCAACTTTCTGAACTTGGCATTCTTCTGGCTTGGTTGTGACAGGCCTCCCTAAATATTGATTTGGAATCCATTGATCTTCCCAAATTCTTGTTGAAAGTCCATTCCCTATCCCTTTCCGTATCCCCCATCGAAGCTCTTCTCTTGCACTCATAATGCTTTGCCAAAACCATGAGGCATTGTTGGGAGTTTTGCAATCCAGCACACAGCAATTTGGGAAGTACTTGCTTTTCAGAATTTTGCTGGATAACAGATTTGGATTTCTGATGATTCTCCAAATCTGTTTAGCCAACAAAGCTCTATTGAAGCTTTGAATCTCTTGGAAACACCTCGTTTTTTCTCCCTTGTCAACTACTTCCAAGCTACCCAGTGCACCTTATTCTTGTTGCCTTTTTCTCCCCACCAGAAATTAGAAAGCATAGAGCTTATCTCTTTGCATAACCTGCAAGGTAATTTGAAACAAGACATTGTGTAAGTAGGCATTGCCGTAGACACAACTTTGATCAGAATTTCTTTCCCAGCTGAACTTAGAAGCTTATTTTTCCAGCTTAGCATCCTTCTTTTGATGTTATCCTTTAAGTAGCCAAACAGCTGTCCTTTAGACCTTGATATCACGATGGGCAGTCCTTGCAATACTGGTTGAATACCTCATAGTTTTGTACACATTTCCTCATTTGTTGCCAAATCcacatttttgttaaaaaaacaCACTAGAATTCTCTAAGTTAACCATCTGACTAGATTCTTGTTCATACATCTCTAGTATCCTCTTCAGCCCCTTTGCTTCTTGAGAGTTGGCTTTGCAGAAGATCAGGGAGTCATCAGCGAAAAAAAGATGGGTTACTGAGGAACTATGTCTGCTTATCTTCATGCCAACCATATTCCTTGTTTGTGTTGCTCTCTTTAGCAGGCTAGAGAAGCCTTCTGAACATATGAGGAATAGATAAGGTGATAGTGAGTCACCTTGTCTTATCCCTTTTTCTGGTACAATGTATTCCTTACACTCTCCATTGATGTTAAAGGAGAAGGAGACTGTACTTATGCACTTCATAATCCATGTTATCCATTTGTCACAGAACCCTATTTTTTCCATCATAGCTTGCAAAAAATGCCATTCTACTCTATCATAGGCCTTAGACATGTCAAGCTTCACAGCCATAAATCCATCCTTACCGTGCCTTTTGTTTTTAAGATGATGCAAGTACTCATGAGATATAATGATGTTATCAAGAATGTGTCTCCTAGGGATGAAAGGAGACTGATTAATGCTGATGCAATGATGCAAAATTGGTTTGAGCCTATTGACTAGAATTTTGGCAATAACTTTGTAAATCACACTATAAAGGCTAATGGGTCTGTATTGCTTGATGTTAGTGGGGCAAGGGACCTTTGGGATCAAGGAAATGATGGTATGGTTGATAGCTTTTAGCATATTACCAGAATGAAAAAAGATTTTTATGGCATTTACCAGGTCTCCTTTGATTATATCccagaatttttggaaaaaaatgggGGACATCCCATCTATACCAGGAGCCTTGTTGCTATCCATAGAGAAGATTGTGGATTTGATTTCCTCTTCTGTTACAACTTTAGTTAAATCCTGGTTCATAGCCTTAGATATGGATTTTGGGATTCCAGCTAGAATGTCATGATTACTACTCtcggttgatttggtgaagagtTGCCTGTAATAGTTACCAATTTCAGCTCCCAGTTCAGCCTCATTTTCTGTCCATGTCCCATCTTCCTTTTGTAGTTTCTGCATTGTATTCATCTTCCTTCTACCGTTAACCTGTGCATTGTGACGATCCCACCTTctcctagggcataccctagaAGTTAGCGGATCGCTTGCCTGGctttcgccaggactcactcactcacattaacttcagagataacattaccaTTAGACAACTGACCATC
Coding sequences within it:
- the LOC140013449 gene encoding uncharacterized protein, with the protein product MQKLQKEDGTWTENEAELGAEIGNYYRQLFTKSTESSNHDILAGIPKSISKAMNQDLTKVVTEEEIKSTIFSMDSNKAPGIDGMSPIFFQKFWDIIKGDLVNAIKIFFHSGNMLKAINHTIISLIPKVPCPTNIKQYRPISLYSVIYKVIAKILVNRLKPILHHCISINQSPFIPRRHILDNIIISHEYLHHLKNKRHGKDGFMAVKLDMSKAYDRVEWHFLQAMMEKIGFCDKWITWIMKCISTVSFSFNINGECKEYIVPEKGIRQGDSLSPYLFLICSEGFSSLLKRATQTRNMVGMKISRHSSSVTHLFFADDSLIFCKANSQEAKGLKRILEMYEQESSQMVNLENSNLENHQKSKSVIQQNSEKQVLPKLLCAGLQNSQQCLMVLAKHYECKRRASMGDTERDREWTFNKNLGRSMDSKSIFREGDAENILKIPISITGREDNIFWTENQKGEYTVQSGYKAIQAKKEQESRARRERIESSNIPRRNDMWRVLWSLRISHKVKIFIWKGLKEAIPVKELIWRRMSEGDPICSVCGEELETLEHLLLKCKKAKEIWKAAPVQWDEIQELTGNFNSLWAALSEAIQRDQGLDHISLIAYILWQIWKSRNEKEFNNKTHNPAQVINKAWNAWMEFNDGIKKARSCCIEKTIAPLQMEQQEDSQIPDNRTAGMQIRIATKWNKASKSIGYGIVAADCRGQDVIGWKMRESERSNQLQHEV
- the LOC113706475 gene encoding F-box protein At2g26160, which gives rise to MVDWSSLPVELLGLIARQLRFAQDYVRFGAVCKSWRRVILQRDGTLCSLLPLLMLAEKEFSDLREFCCPLTDRMLKLYLPEIRGKRCWGSSDGWLVTIGADFQMCLLNPLTRKQILLPPLHKCSNLNTLICSPEEFRDYFVCKVVLTSSPASSSCVILAIYSDFAKMALAKLGDESWTPLQSSSCLFLDVIYFGGQLYAIDSLGNIMIYSICGSCIETIPSNLIQSEDELEDRLLYLVDIGGQVHVVQRYVSEILTTQTPERKTWKFEIYKLEAVSHKLEEINCLGDWSIFVGNNHSFAVSTSDHPECCSNCIYFTDDYSGISDPISHGYDVGIYIFENHKIQPFIGEDVSPARFSVPLWFRPVLV